The DNA region CCAACCCAATTTGCAGTGAAATGGATTTGAGAGTAAAAGTAAAGGGGAAGAAAGTTGCGGATCCACTTTGTTGCAAGGTACCAAATTGAAGGAGCAACAAATGCTGCGACATTTGGACTAATTAACCTTGCCACATGAAACTCATACcagtttaattttttatataaagaaatttaaaataactttttacGTATCGGATTATATAGAAAGACTAATACAAGTAACTTCTCTTATTAATAAGTAGAACTAATTACCTAAAAAAATTTGGGATAAAACCTGCTAGCTAGTAGCTATAATATGctaattttttatacaaattcaTATTATCGCGTATATCTAAGCTAAAACTGTATTTAAAGTACAAATTATTCTTCAAACTTTACTTTTGAAAGGTACATCGAAGATATGCTACCAAAGAAGAACGAACACACTTCAATTTATGGGAATTTAATACCTTTTCCTCCAAGGAAAAGATAAGCCAAATATTagatatttatagttttctacaagaaaaaggaaatatcaaATATGATAAGTGCATTGCCCTTTCttgaagaaaaagtaaaaaaattcaaatatggtAAAAAAGAAATAGAGTAAACAAATGGTGACACTACTATAGTAGCGTCATTTAAGAAGTTCTCCGTGTGGTCCTCCAAGTTAGTAAAAAGATCTTTCTTATTTCAcgttttttgttttatttaatgTTTTCCAACCTTAACAACCACGTTTCTATAAACTTAGGTACACTCTTTCTGTTACACTGTTTCTGTCTCAGCAAAAACACGTGCTCctttttttaatcatattttatttcttcCATATTACTACTCCTAACTAAAACTCGTATAACCCACTCCCACACTCAACAGCCACATATTCCTCACGACTCATGTGAACATTAATTTGCCTAAAATAAAAAccaaaaaccaaacaaaaacaGGAAAACTATCCCAAAAACCCCTATATAGATAGCGTGTATTAAACTGAGTTCGTTGTAAAATTGTGACTTGCTGTCTACTCCTctgttctctctctctttactaaaaagaaaaaaatcccTAAGAATTGCTACTACGAAATTTCTTAGAGATTCTCCATGGATTGGGTTCGTGGTGAAGTTGTTGGTCATGGAAGTTTTGGAAAAGTCAATCTTGCAATACCCATAAAACAGAATACTCAATTTCTTCCATCCATGGTAGTAAAATCATGTGGTGTTTCTCACTCTGCTACTCTCATTGACGAGAAGAAAATCTTGGATGAACTCAATGGTTGTCCAGAAATTGTACAATGCTATGGTGACAGCTATTCATTCGAAAACGGCGAAAAATTGTACAATGTGTTACTAGAATATGCTTCTGGAGGTTCCTTAGcggaaaaaatcaagaattcaaaaaATCATAAGTTGTTGGAATTTGAAGTTAGTGGATACACAAAGGGTATACTCAAAGGTCTACAATATGTACATGAAATTGGGTACGTTCATTGTGATATTAAgcttcaaaatattcttttaagTGAAGATGGTAAAGTGAAAATTGCTGATTTTGGCTTGGCAAAGAGAGTTGGAACCAAGAAAGACGATAATTTGCGATGTGAATTGAGGGGTACACCATTGTACATGTCACCGGAGATGGTCACACGTGGCGATCAGGGTACTCTGGCAGATATATGGGCACTTGGATGTGTTGTGGCTGAGATGGTTACTGGAGTTCCAGTGTACAAATTCTCGGATGTTACTGAACTGTTAATGGCAATTGGTGTTAAAAATCAGTTGCCTGAAATACCTGAGACATTATCAGAAGAGGGAAAAGATTTTTTAAGGAAGTGTTTTGTGAAAGATCCAAGAAATAGATGGACGGCTGAGATGCTTTTAAAACATCCCTTTGTGGCTGATCATGATGACACTGTTACATTCACTGAAATTCCATCAACATCTCCTAAATGCCCATTTGATTTCCCAGATTGGGTATCCGATGAATGTGGTCAATTATCAGTAACATGTTCAATTACTTGTTTACCCTTGccggaaaatcaagaaaagctGAATTGGAGCAGTGGGTCAGGGGGCAATTTGCCGACGGATAGGCTACGGGAGCTAGTGAGTGAATTTAGACCTGAATTTGAATGGTCTTGTGATGGCTGGGTTACTGTTAGGTGATTTTAAGTTGATGCCAAATTAATTACAATAGGTGGAACAGAGAAAAGCCAGAGCCAGAAGCAGATTTTCCAGATTTTTGACGGTGTCTTTTAGGGGTCtggtttcttatttttattgtttaccCTTCAGTGATTAGATTAGTCTAGTccaattctttttatttgtatTGTACATAACATTGGTTTCCACATACAATACAATAGGTTCTGAATTTTTATCAAGACTACTGATTTGCATTCAACAAAGTGTACAGTGTCCGATTATAGTCGAATTTAATAGTGATTGTTTTCGTGGAATGGGAATTGCAGAATGACAGTGGTGCACTTGTGCTTTAAATTGCGATTCGATTTCAACATTTGAAAACTcgacttaattattttttatttattttatttgattcgatttTTTGTGAACACCCTATGGGCAATCATAAACTATGGCACCCCCAATCATTCGAGTCTTTTTTGAGTtcgaaagatgatttatatacataaacataacaaaataaagCAGTTAGGCAATTGCATGCTATGGGGCCTCTTGGGCTTCCAGTAGTCCTAGATTACTGTTACAGAGCATAACAGCAGTGCCGGCTTTAGGGTGAGGCTCATAGAGCAAAGATCTTATTTTGGGGCCCTATTTTTTACTACTATAGGTTAAGGGTGTCAACCGGTtccaaccggaaccggttatggAACGATTAAGGAACGGCCAGGTTAGGTTAAAAAACCGGAACAAACCAGTTCCGGTTCTTCAACGTTCGGTTTACCGATTTTTTAAACTCCAAACCGGGGCGGTCCGGTTGGagtgtttaaaatatgttttttttttgttttttgtattatatatatatattatagtatttatttgtatattgtaggtatatttacatatgttatacaactttataattaaagtttaaatatttcttgACTAACTGACCTAACGACAAAGTCAATACAAAATAGtgtttttcgtatacatatatatgtataacttacatatacttatatatatgtataacttaatatatatagtatatatacttatatatacatatacttatatatatgtataacttaatatatatactatatatatgtataacttaatatatatactaaatatatgtataacttaatatatatacatatatactatatatataatatatatactaaatatgtggataacttaatatatatactatatatatgtactatatactatatatacttatatataggtataacttaatatatatatatatatacatatatatatatatactatatatacttaatatatatactaaatatatgtataacttaatatatatatagtatatatattaagttatacatatatatatataacttacatatacttatatatatatataacttaatatatatatacttatatactatatatatatatatatatgtataacttaatatatatactatatatatgtataacttaatatatatactaaatatatgtataacttaatatatatacatatatactatatatactatatatactatatatacttaatatatatactaaatatgtatataactatatatattaatatatatactaaatatatatataacttaatatatatactaaatatgtatataacaatatatatatatatatatacatatatatatatatatatataacttaatatatatactatatatacatatatactatatatactatatatacttaatatatatactaaatatatgtataacttaatatatatactatatatatattaagttatatatatatatatataacttacatatactatatatatatgtataacttaatatatatatatatatatatatatatatatatatatgtataacttaatatatatactatatatatatataacttaatatatatataaatatatatataacttaatatatatacatatatactatatatactatatatactatatatacttaatatatatactaaatatgtgtataactatatatacttaatatatatactaaatatatgtataacttaatatatatatatatatatatatatatacatatatatatatatatatatacttatatatatatataatatatatactatatatatatatactatatatacttaatatatatataaatatatataacttaatatatatactatatatacttacttatatatatatatacttatatatagtatatactatatatacttatatatgtttaagtatactatataacttaatatacttataagtatattcttagtatattttaggtatattcctaacttaataaaagtaaaaatatgaacacaagatGGTTGAGTTcccgcttcaatttctaaaaatgtataaatttgactaaccaaatttttagtataagacagttttaaacaaggatttaaaagggaacccaatataaataaagttgggatgggaaaaaaatacttcttaaatttgattatcatttcaaaaatagccacttgataatcgggtttatgtttatactcttgtaaaactctagctatttccgctaagtaggctaaaattccggttaccgtgggataaaattgtctagaaaaagcaagagttgcattattaaaattttctaagagttcaatacattctttaacatctttgatgcataaaatttaaccaatccgACTATcggtattatatttgttgtgaacttgttgtatgggaatcctatactcatatgcttgttgtagcataatgtaagtgtagttccacctagtctcaatttctatttgaattttcctaggtctaaggttattttccacacaagcattcttaaaatctctaattcttcccctattagcattacaaaaaagaaacgcaacagcatttctaactttttgaacagaatcatcaaaatgctcaagaccatctttaacaattaaatttaaaatgtgacaactacatcttacatgaaaaatattttttagaggagggtttatttctttttaaagaccaactgcctttgtattattagaagcattatctaaagcaatacaaagtgtttttctataaatgttaaaaaatctcataatagtagacattgaatcggctaaaaattttccatcgtgacgaccttttccttcgtcatataaaaaagctataattcttttttgcataacccggttgtcatcaacccaatgacatgtaatagcaaaaaaatctaaatggttaatactaagacccaaatcggcggtaagacaaacattacaatttaaagaattaaatacgtggcgcaaataaaatctatatttttaaacaaatctataacatcggctctacaagtacttctaggaataccctcaaataacggattataacaacgttgaatgtaagtaacaaaccccaaacccgagggaaaggaaaatggtaaacaatcataagctaccattttagctatttctacgcgttcttttttcttgtcatacttaaaatttctaccggttcgtgggtctatcgtcatttgaatcccccccacatttgaacccgtttgctctccccaagcatccatatgtttggttctcatatgagaatttagtgtacccgttccaccatccttaccagttccttgcttaaaactaaatacttgtccacatatgttacatgtaGCCGATTGGCTTtcctattcttagtcataaatttccaaatttttaggcggtggcttacgagttctaggcggtttgtcttgtgtatgtgattgtgcgggacatgtatctcctatatatgggattttcgggggttgtgtttcatcatcatcatttaagtcttcattaaaagtgtcggtaaaatgttgttgcattgcctcatgacctaaaagtggattatttccaccaacatcaatacctacattaggtgtttcttccacaaatgtttcctcattaagcgcACCTCTAACAATACGActactactaccggcaccacgtcttaatctctttgacattattaaatagaattaatttaaatcacaatcaaataaatcacaagaaaataaattacaacaaattaaattgcgtaaattaaattgcgaaaaataaagatagagttggacagaaggtaccaaattgccggattaatttccaacaaagtcaAGGCGGctaattgcaaatccaccaaagctacttcggattgttgcaaaatcaccaactccaccaacaatattataattgcaaaattaataattgaaagttgaaactataataagactttgtggctagttattgcaaaataattataattgagagattgagatttgagagaaagatgaagaagagtgaattggtgtgaattaaaatgaaaatgaagaagggtttatataggggtgggggatgggttaaagtgttaaaaaaaaaaaaatttgggggcaaaaattaacaaaatggccgtttggcaacggccatttttgcaaatggaccgttgccaacGGTCCATTAGCAGGCTTGACAacgactcttttttttttttttttttttaattttcaccggTTAAACCCGGTTTAACCCGGTTTTTTCCGGTTCCTAAAATATTAGGCCGGACCGGTATACAATTAACGGTTAACGGAACCGGTTAACCCGATTCGATTCCGGTTCGGATTAGGTTTAACGATCCGATTTCGGTTCGCCGGTTGCCGAACCGGTTGACACCCTTACTATAGGTTTACAGATGGGTCACTCGCACGAATGCCTCTGTCTtggggtagtctttaatttttgtcccttaaatagctggtctttaatttttgccctttgacACTTTAAGTAACAAAAAGTGAGTGAAAGTACCCTTGACatcgaaaaacaaaaaaaataaattcggCCTACCCACCTAATTTcacaaggcataagtttatagAAACTTTGCCTTTAACCGGCATAATTTCTGTAGGAATTAAATTTTccggcataagttgtgtagtaaCTAATTCCCTCGGCAGTTCACAACTTATGCCGAAAAATTTAATTACTACAGAATTTATGCCAGACAAGGCAAAATTTctataaacttatgccttgcgaattaGTTGCTACACAATTTATGCCGGATAATTTAATTCCTACAGAACTTATGTCAGACAAGGCAAAGGTTCtctaaacttatgccttgcaaaattttatttttggtaagAAACCAGCGAATTCATCGCCTCTGCTGGGGATAGAACCCAGAATATCTGATTTCATAGATCAGCGAATAAGGGTACTTTGACCCAcaatttttcattaaatgagaagcagGGGCAAATATTAAGGACCAGtgatttgaggggcaaaattaaaaACCAGTCTGTATGAAAGGCAATCcgcacaacaaaaaaaaagtttataaattagtttttggaaaaaatgagtattttaaagtaaaaagtataattttgcattcaaaaataaaagaaaactttaaaATAGATTTAAACAATTTGAAgcatatgaaaaattataactATTGCTATTCACAAATTGGTTGGTAGAAACAACGATGTACATTTCATGCACGAGAAATCATACCGCCCATATTCCAACtaagtttatttcataagaTCCATGTGCGGCGCATGAGATGCACGTGCTACACACGAGATGCACGCGCTGCGCACGAAATCGACGTGCGTGAGCTAGTTTTATTGAATATACTTGAGACCTATCGTTAagatttggctttaggccaccaaTTTTATTAAGCCGCCTCTGCATAACATTCCGTTCAAATGTAGTTTCTAAGATGTTTGTCCAAACCATTTCGTTGGCAAATATATGAGGAACTACCAAGATCCTAATTTTATCAACAAGTGTTAGTGATTCAGTTTATCTATTGTAAGTTGCAACTTTTCCATTAAATCATGGCTCAAAAATCAGAaatgaagagaaagtgcttcattcaacaaaaataataataataaaggaaTAAAATCCTTTCGGCAGAAGGTGCAGATCACGAGATCACCCTATGGCTACAAATTCGGTTAAGTAAATCCATGCATCGAAActtcactttcttcttttctttccacaAGCGGATTCACATTTATGGTCACACAACTTATCCTAATATCCGTCGAGAAAGGAGAAAGTTTTTCAACTTGCTATCTAACTACGATTGGCAACTAAATTCAATTTTTGAGACCCCATAACATAAGAAAGCCGTGGAGTGCATAAGCTCTTTTAGAATAGCGCGTCTTTCTTGTGATAGTAATTGTGCGCTTTTATACAATTATTCACATAACATAAAAACCTTTCGGCAGAAGGTACAGATCACGTTATGATTACAAATTCGGTTAAGTACATCTATGCATCCAAACTTTACTTTCTCCTTTACTTTTCACAAGCGGATTCAAATTTATGGTCACACAACTCATCCTAATATCCGTCGAGAAAGGAGAAAGTTTTTCAGCTTGATAACTACGACTGGCAGCTAATTTTAGTTTTCGAGACCCCATAACATAAGAAAGTCGTGGAGTGCATAAACCCTTTTATAGATAGGGCCGTCTTTCTTGTGATAGTAATTGCGAGCTTTTATACAATTATTCACATAACATGAAAATCTTTCGGCATAAGGTGCAGATCACGCTATGGCTACAAATTATTCGGTTAAGTACATCCATGCATCCAAAAtttactttcttcttttctttcaacaaTCGGATTCACATTTATGGTCACATAGCTCATCCTAATATCCgtcaagaaagaagaaagtttTTTAGCTTGCTAACTACGATTGACAGCTAAATTCAGTTTTCGAGACTCCATAACACAAGAAAGTCGTGGAGTGCATAATCCCTTTTAAAGATAGGGGGGTCTTTCTTGTGATAGAAATTGCgagcttttataaaattattcacATAACACACAAACCTTTCACCAAAAGAAGCATATCACATTATGGCTACAAATTCGGTAAAGTACATCCATGCATCCAAACTTTACTTTCCACAAGCGGATTCACATTTATGGTCACACAGCTCATCCTAATATATATCGAGAAAGGAGAAAGTTTTTCAGCTTGCCAACTACGATTGGCGGCTAAATTCAGTTTTTGAGACCCCATACTATAAGAAAGTCGTGGAGTGAATAAGCCTTTTAGGAGATAGGGACGTGTTTCTTGTGATAGTAATTGCGAGCTTTTATATAATTATTCACGTGACTAATCTCCATCATAccataaaatatataaacacAGGTAGGCAAGGATCTAGCTACTTGAGACATATGTTGAGCAGAGACTACATATATAGTAGCTTCTTAGTTGAACTTGGAACATACTCTTCTAATCTCCCCTTGATTGCCACTCTTAATCTCGATGCTACTCATTTTGATCATAGATTTTTGGAAGTTAAAATTGAATCTTAAACCCAACAATCCCCGTAAAGTCCCTGCATACTTCTCCAGTATATCTTTTGTGGAAGGGTCACCCAACAGTCTCTGATCTGACTCAAGAATCCCATTTCCATTCCTTACATTCTTGAAGAAACTAACATCAAACTTCAACTGGCTGTCCTTGTCTAAAGCTACCTTCTTCAATCCATCACCGCCTTTGGGGCATACAGTCTGTAGTTGTCCCAAGAATGCTTGGTCTATACTTGGATCTGCATTTCCAGTTCTTGTGAAGTTGTATAGTCTATAACTAAAGAATCTGCAATCTGCCTGGCCAATTGTATGTGCCCCTACATGCAGTGGCGGTAGCCACATAGAGTGAAGGATGGTCAGTTGAACATCTTTCAACGGAAAATTATGTTGAgcatatagaaaaatatacttattataCTAGGTATATAGGTTTGAAAATTActcttttatacatatatgttaaACCTTAAACCCCCTTAGCGAAATTTCTGACTAATGTCACTGCCTACATACATCTCAAGAAACTTTTATATACTGATTTTGTAAATTCTTTTGCATTATTCCATCACTTGAAGGGTAATTAAAATGTATCTATATAGTTTAAGAATTTACCAACAAGGGTGACAAGATCATGATCATCTAGGCCTTTAGCTGCAAACTTGTTCCTCTGGAGGTCAATTGTATCCAATGGTGAAGGTAAGTTCAAGGCTTCTGACGATGAAGAGATCCTACCATCTCTTCTTCCAGTGGGTACTCCCCAGCTTGGACCTCCACTCTATCATGCAACAACATCAAATATTAATATATAATCTCCTTATTTACTAAACAATTGTCACAATTACTATATTCCATTACtaagaaaaagttaattttCCCTTTTGATGATAAACGCGAAGAATTAAGGAAGAGACCCGAATGGTGTTGCCTGGAGTTACTCAAGATTTTATGCAAGCAGTATCAATAAGTAAAGAagtaaagaaataaataaatgaccGTAAAGGCATAATATTTTAGAAAAGCACAATTCAAGTGCACTATTATAACTCTGGCCGACGAGCACTCTCATTTTTTGAAATGTACCCATAATAGACTCATTAGAAATAATGAGTCATCCGTAATTGTTTTTAGCAgacaataaaaaggaaaaaatgctACTCTATATATAAGATGTAACAGCAGAGAGTAGTTGTAATTAATCTATAACGATATTAGTATATTGGATTATAACTTGTGAAAGCAAACTTGAAGTAGTTACCAAATCTACTGCATCACGAGCTGCTAACGCTAGAATGTCAGCACATGAGACAACACCAGGGCATGAAGTTTCAAGCTGTGTTTTTGCATTATCAATCACCTCAAATCCTCTGAGTCCCGTATTAGTCACTGCATTTCTCTCTGCCGAAGTTCCGGAGATCAAAACAGAACCATCACAACCCTGAAAACACAAATTATGTTGTCATGAAAGCATATTAAGTAGAAAGATAAAAGCAGCTAGTGTTATATATAGGCGGAGTTAGAGGTGGAGCTAGAATTTCGAGTTTATGCGTCTAGATtctgaaagaaagaaagttattgagttcttgataaattatttgtacatattaagtgaaatttttaacacaaatacaaGATCTGCGCTAAAGTTACTAGGCTCTTCCGAACCCGTAATCGACATCCTTGTTGCTTGTTGGTTCTGTAGAAACTAGTAATTTTAGCTCAGATCCTGTATTTGTATTAAAAGTTCCACTtaacatgtataaataatttataaaaaaccTAGTAAACTGTACTTCCTCcgtttaatttatgtgaaccatTTCGGAGGACgagggtcaaactttataaTTTTGACTGTAAATTTTGAtatagatttttcaagtttgtaaaaataaaatttatgtgtttagaaactacataaaaagtgttataagtcatgataaattataatttagaaaaaatgtaagGATAACGTGGTTAAAGAATCACCTCGTAAACTCCCCAAATAATAAtatgttcacataaattgaaatagagggagtaattTTTTGAGAACTCATAAACTAAAAATCCTAATTTTGCTTTTGGAAACCAGAGTTACCTGAACAAAGCAATCATGGAAATGAAGCCTAAGTAAAGCAGCAGCAATTGTAGGATCTTTATTAAACTCTGCTTGAACGGTTGACTTTACTATGGACTCGGCATTTGGGCATGAAGATGAATAAAACCCTGTTTTTAGTCCTCCCTGGCCAAGCACAGGGAAAACCATGCATATCAAAAGATAAAACAAACACAAATTTCCCATCTTGCTC from Lycium ferocissimum isolate CSIRO_LF1 chromosome 2, AGI_CSIRO_Lferr_CH_V1, whole genome shotgun sequence includes:
- the LOC132048012 gene encoding mitogen-activated protein kinase kinase kinase 20-like: MDWVRGEVVGHGSFGKVNLAIPIKQNTQFLPSMVVKSCGVSHSATLIDEKKILDELNGCPEIVQCYGDSYSFENGEKLYNVLLEYASGGSLAEKIKNSKNHKLLEFEVSGYTKGILKGLQYVHEIGYVHCDIKLQNILLSEDGKVKIADFGLAKRVGTKKDDNLRCELRGTPLYMSPEMVTRGDQGTLADIWALGCVVAEMVTGVPVYKFSDVTELLMAIGVKNQLPEIPETLSEEGKDFLRKCFVKDPRNRWTAEMLLKHPFVADHDDTVTFTEIPSTSPKCPFDFPDWVSDECGQLSVTCSITCLPLPENQEKLNWSSGSGGNLPTDRLRELVSEFRPEFEWSCDGWVTVR
- the LOC132036103 gene encoding peroxidase 25; the encoded protein is MGNLCLFYLLICMVFPVLGQGGLKTGFYSSSCPNAESIVKSTVQAEFNKDPTIAAALLRLHFHDCFVQGCDGSVLISGTSAERNAVTNTGLRGFEVIDNAKTQLETSCPGVVSCADILALAARDAVDLSGGPSWGVPTGRRDGRISSSSEALNLPSPLDTIDLQRNKFAAKGLDDHDLVTLVGAHTIGQADCRFFSYRLYNFTRTGNADPSIDQAFLGQLQTVCPKGGDGLKKVALDKDSQLKFDVSFFKNVRNGNGILESDQRLLGDPSTKDILEKYAGTLRGLLGLRFNFNFQKSMIKMSSIEIKSGNQGEIRRVCSKFN